Proteins from a single region of Bogoriella caseilytica:
- a CDS encoding DMT family transporter, which yields MRSFPLRAGAQALFVTFLWSTSWVLISLGLDDLPPLTFAGLRYALGAVVLLAVVLWRSRVRQEVRHLDRREWFALVGLGVVMYALTQGAQFVAIALLPAATVSLVLAFTPVVVALSAALALAEPVGRRTTLGLALATAGACVYFVSGGGLGGGTAGLMVAVLGLLANAAASVLGRAVNAGSGLSPLTVTAVSMAVGAALLLAIGLPTQGLGNLTVSSASILAWLAVVNTAGAFLLWNHTQRTLTATASAAINNTMLVQVAILAWLLLDESLAPTQVVGVILVVAGTLAVQLGSVRGVRRPVRIPPLPEVRQLQRRLASAGVSSVVGGSALLASLGLIDRVRDWDLVTDGDPELVAQVVGQLGFPVQRRGPSGVFRTALCLTVAARDHEIDVLVGFQLAGPAGVVPIPAYPGARWQGLTMARPQEWELAYRLMGRPERATVLEDFMAGGEVGASDRRGSRNG from the coding sequence GTGCGATCTTTCCCCTTGCGTGCCGGCGCCCAGGCGCTCTTCGTCACCTTCTTGTGGTCCACGTCGTGGGTACTGATCTCCCTCGGACTGGACGACCTCCCGCCGCTGACCTTCGCAGGCCTGCGCTATGCGCTGGGCGCGGTGGTGCTGCTGGCAGTGGTGCTGTGGCGGTCGCGCGTCCGACAGGAGGTGCGCCACCTCGACCGCCGCGAGTGGTTCGCGCTGGTGGGCTTGGGCGTGGTCATGTACGCCCTGACACAGGGCGCGCAGTTCGTGGCGATCGCGCTGCTACCGGCGGCAACCGTCAGCTTGGTGCTGGCCTTCACCCCGGTGGTGGTGGCGCTGAGCGCGGCACTCGCGCTGGCCGAACCGGTGGGCCGGCGCACAACTCTGGGTCTGGCCCTGGCCACCGCCGGGGCCTGCGTCTACTTCGTCAGTGGCGGAGGCCTCGGCGGCGGCACCGCAGGGCTGATGGTGGCGGTTCTGGGGCTGCTCGCCAACGCGGCGGCATCGGTGCTGGGCCGGGCGGTCAACGCCGGTTCCGGCCTGTCGCCGCTGACGGTCACTGCCGTGTCCATGGCTGTGGGCGCGGCCCTGCTGCTCGCGATCGGTCTGCCCACCCAAGGGCTGGGGAACCTCACCGTTTCCTCAGCCTCAATCCTGGCATGGCTCGCGGTGGTCAATACTGCCGGAGCCTTTCTGCTGTGGAACCACACTCAGCGCACCTTGACCGCCACCGCCTCGGCGGCCATCAACAACACGATGCTGGTGCAGGTCGCCATCCTGGCTTGGCTGCTGCTGGACGAGAGCCTCGCGCCCACGCAGGTCGTGGGCGTGATTCTGGTGGTCGCGGGCACTCTCGCGGTGCAGCTGGGCAGCGTCCGTGGCGTCCGCCGCCCCGTGCGCATCCCGCCGCTGCCGGAGGTCCGCCAGCTACAACGGCGACTTGCCTCGGCTGGGGTGAGTAGCGTCGTGGGTGGTTCGGCGCTTCTGGCCTCGCTGGGGCTCATCGATCGTGTGCGGGACTGGGATCTGGTCACCGATGGTGACCCGGAACTCGTGGCGCAGGTCGTGGGCCAGCTAGGTTTTCCCGTTCAGCGGCGCGGCCCTTCTGGTGTGTTCCGCACCGCCCTGTGCCTCACGGTCGCGGCACGGGACCATGAGATCGATGTACTCGTCGGCTTCCAGCTGGCCGGGCCGGCGGGCGTCGTACCGATTCCGGCCTATCCGGGTGCTCGGTGGCAGGGCTTGACCATGGCCCGCCCCCAGGAGTGGGAGCTGGCCTATCGCCTGATGGGCCGGCCCGAGCGCGCCACCGTGCTGGAGGACTTCATGGCTGGAGGGGAAGTAGGTGCGTCAGATCGGCGCGGGAGCCGGAACGGCTGA
- a CDS encoding MATE family efflux transporter: MGSLSWPLVAGSAVSLLTAVADTAILGQYDTLELAVMARAVVIFVFCTAVLVPWGMAVQIVGAQWHGGEETGRLVRLLTHSAALTLGLGLVLAVGLYLAAPWVLQITGASASASAEQAAIEVLRILTLAIPAAALSAAARGWLGAQGRTKVALANAAVVNLANIAISLALVFGLQQGAQGAAWGTTIAHYLGLAVCLGLALRHRRGLEVTQESGTEPVLRPLGKVAWPDVVFGLGAYGGDVLIVAAVAFLGAVELAGYRVMASTVAILFTVAFTCGSGISILVGQRHGAGDLRAGLDYARAGAIVMGGCVAVLALPALVVPGWYLRLFTTDAAVIESIGRALLVFWLIAPLIVASISMAAVVRAVGDTKSMMYIGLLAQVAIALPAAWLLGVWLELGLLGIALAMTLSWFSRTVLTAWRLRSTTARLLQQRT, from the coding sequence GTGGGCTCACTGAGCTGGCCACTGGTCGCCGGCAGTGCTGTCTCCCTGCTCACCGCCGTGGCAGATACCGCCATCCTCGGGCAGTACGACACGCTCGAGCTCGCGGTGATGGCGCGCGCCGTGGTCATCTTCGTGTTCTGCACTGCCGTGCTCGTGCCCTGGGGGATGGCAGTGCAGATCGTGGGTGCGCAGTGGCACGGCGGCGAGGAGACCGGTCGGTTGGTCCGGCTGCTCACCCACAGCGCGGCCCTGACACTGGGCCTCGGGCTGGTGCTCGCGGTCGGCCTCTACCTCGCCGCCCCCTGGGTGCTGCAGATCACGGGTGCCTCCGCCTCGGCCAGTGCAGAGCAAGCGGCCATCGAGGTGCTGCGGATCCTCACGCTCGCCATCCCGGCCGCGGCGCTCAGTGCAGCGGCTCGCGGGTGGCTCGGAGCGCAAGGGCGCACCAAGGTCGCCCTTGCGAACGCCGCAGTGGTGAACCTGGCCAATATCGCCATCTCCCTCGCGCTGGTCTTCGGTCTGCAGCAGGGGGCGCAGGGCGCCGCGTGGGGGACCACGATCGCTCACTATCTCGGTCTGGCCGTATGCCTCGGCCTCGCCCTGCGGCATCGGCGTGGCCTGGAGGTCACACAGGAGAGCGGCACGGAACCCGTGTTGCGCCCGCTGGGCAAGGTGGCCTGGCCCGACGTCGTTTTCGGGCTCGGCGCCTATGGCGGGGACGTGCTGATCGTCGCGGCGGTGGCGTTTCTGGGTGCGGTCGAGCTCGCCGGCTACCGCGTGATGGCGAGCACCGTGGCCATCCTGTTCACGGTCGCCTTCACCTGCGGTTCGGGTATCTCCATCCTGGTCGGGCAGCGCCACGGTGCCGGTGATCTCCGGGCCGGTCTGGACTATGCGCGCGCCGGCGCGATCGTCATGGGCGGGTGCGTCGCGGTGCTGGCGCTGCCCGCACTGGTCGTTCCGGGCTGGTATCTGCGGCTCTTCACCACCGATGCGGCCGTGATCGAATCGATCGGCCGTGCACTGCTGGTGTTCTGGCTCATCGCCCCGCTGATCGTGGCCTCGATCTCCATGGCGGCTGTGGTGCGGGCCGTGGGAGACACGAAGTCGATGATGTACATCGGTCTCCTTGCCCAGGTGGCGATCGCGCTGCCGGCCGCCTGGCTGCTCGGAGTCTGGCTGGAACTGGGGCTTCTCGGCATCGCCTTGGCCATGACCTTGAGCTGGTTCAGCCGCACCGTGCTGACCGCGTGGCGACTGCGGAGCACGACGGCTCGACTCCTCCAGCAGCGCACGTGA